The Antarcticibacterium sp. 1MA-6-2 genome has a window encoding:
- a CDS encoding acetate/propionate family kinase, translating into MQNILIINSGSSSLKFQLIEMPSEKVLASGLVERIGQEISKLHYSSLAYSTSEELSIPDHSEALKRITDFLLHPDRGVIREASEIPAISHRVVHGGAAFSETLIIDEKVKSKIKNLFSLAPLHNPPNLKGIEVAEEIFPQAKQIAVFDTAFHRSIPAKANHYAIPLSFLEENHIQVYGFHGTSHKYVSEKAIEKLQKKDSKIITVHLGNGCSITAVQDGKSVDHSLGFGPVNGLIMGTRSGDIDQSVIFYLIEKMGYTAKEVSDLLHHKSGMLGLTGFSDLRDIEAEAEKGNHRCQLALEMNAYRIKKYIGSYTAAMNGLDAIVFTAGIGENSSKLRSMICSNMDFLGISIDEEKNKVRSKEIRNINNNTSKVRVFVIPTNEELEIAKQSYSLIFG; encoded by the coding sequence ATGCAGAATATTTTAATTATTAATTCCGGAAGTTCCTCTCTTAAATTTCAACTTATTGAAATGCCTTCGGAAAAAGTTCTTGCTTCGGGACTTGTTGAAAGAATTGGGCAGGAAATTTCGAAGCTCCACTATTCTTCTTTGGCTTATTCAACTTCTGAAGAATTATCTATCCCGGATCATTCCGAAGCCTTAAAAAGAATTACAGATTTTTTACTTCACCCAGATCGGGGAGTAATAAGAGAAGCTTCAGAAATTCCTGCAATAAGCCACCGTGTGGTCCATGGTGGCGCTGCTTTTTCAGAAACATTAATTATTGACGAAAAGGTAAAATCAAAAATTAAAAACCTCTTTTCGCTGGCTCCACTGCACAATCCGCCAAATCTTAAGGGAATTGAGGTGGCCGAGGAGATTTTTCCGCAGGCAAAACAAATTGCTGTATTTGACACTGCCTTTCATAGGAGTATTCCCGCCAAAGCAAACCACTATGCCATCCCCCTCTCCTTCCTTGAAGAGAACCACATTCAGGTATACGGTTTTCATGGGACCAGCCACAAGTATGTTTCAGAAAAAGCAATTGAGAAGCTTCAAAAGAAAGATTCAAAAATTATTACAGTGCATCTTGGGAATGGCTGCAGTATCACTGCTGTACAAGATGGCAAAAGCGTAGATCATTCCCTGGGTTTTGGCCCTGTTAACGGACTCATTATGGGTACCCGGAGTGGAGATATAGACCAGTCTGTAATATTCTATTTAATTGAAAAAATGGGTTACACTGCTAAAGAGGTGAGCGATCTTTTACATCATAAAAGCGGCATGTTAGGCCTTACAGGATTTAGTGATCTTCGCGATATAGAAGCTGAAGCGGAAAAAGGGAACCACCGCTGTCAACTGGCGCTGGAAATGAACGCTTACCGTATCAAAAAGTACATAGGATCTTATACAGCCGCAATGAATGGCCTGGATGCTATAGTTTTCACGGCAGGAATTGGAGAAAATAGCAGCAAATTACGTTCTATGATCTGTTCAAACATGGATTTCCTTGGAATTTCCATTGATGAAGAGAAAAATAAAGTAAGATCTAAAGAGATTAGAAACATCAATAATAACACCTCCAAAGTACGGGTCTTTGTAATTCCTACAAACGAGGAACTGGAGATCGCAAAACAAAGTTATTCACTAATTTTTGGATAG
- the pta gene encoding phosphate acetyltransferase: MNKGVYIATLESHSGKSLISLGLMRTLLGKTTKVGYFRPIIDDPEEGKKDNHIDTVLSYFDVDLSYHDAYAFTRSQIIQKRNGGNSGEIIDTIIRKYKKLEEEFDIVLVEGSDFSGEGSVFEFDVNVLIAKNLGIPTIIIASGREKSREILMGNLQMAYHAFTNKDVRVMAVVSNRIEAVQLEETLDAMRDFLPDSVGVFAIPSIDTLSNPTLKEIIKALNGKVLFGHEFLDNQTGNFNVGAMQLRNYLLHLKNESLVITPGDRADIILGALQANISSNYPRISGIILTYGLTPEDSILKLIEGLSQVVPIISVEDGTFNVANKVGAIKSNIYADSLQKIETSISTFERYVSFDTLAEKLISFEPKGITPRMFQYSLIKRAQQVKKHIVLPEGTDDRILTAAARLIAMDLVDITLLGDEEVIKNKIMKLALNLDLKKVKIINPSTSLHFEDYALTYYELRKHKNVNLDMAKDRMSDVSYFGTMMIYKGHADGMVSGAAHTTQHTIIPALQFIKTKPGVSVVSSVFFMCLEDRVSVFGDCAINPNPTAEELAEITISSAESSQAFGIEPKIAMLSYSSGTSGKGEDVDRVRQATEIAKRLRPDLKIEGPIQYDAAVDLSVGKSKLPDSEVAYQASVLIFPDLNTGNNTYKAVQRETGALAIGPMLQGLNKPVNDLSRGCTVDDVFNTVILTAIQAQGI, encoded by the coding sequence ATGAATAAAGGAGTTTATATTGCCACCCTTGAGTCGCACAGCGGCAAATCTCTCATCTCATTGGGATTAATGCGCACCCTGCTTGGAAAGACAACCAAAGTAGGTTATTTCCGTCCTATTATTGATGATCCTGAAGAAGGAAAAAAAGATAATCACATAGATACCGTTTTAAGTTATTTTGATGTAGATCTATCTTACCATGATGCATACGCTTTCACAAGAAGCCAAATTATTCAAAAGAGAAACGGAGGAAATTCCGGTGAAATAATTGATACCATCATCAGGAAATATAAAAAGCTGGAAGAGGAATTTGATATTGTTCTCGTAGAAGGAAGTGATTTTTCAGGAGAAGGCAGCGTTTTTGAATTTGATGTAAATGTTTTAATTGCCAAGAATTTAGGGATCCCCACCATTATTATAGCTAGTGGCCGTGAAAAAAGCCGTGAAATTCTAATGGGAAATCTCCAAATGGCCTACCATGCATTTACTAATAAGGATGTAAGAGTGATGGCAGTGGTAAGTAACAGAATTGAAGCTGTGCAACTGGAAGAAACCCTGGATGCTATGCGTGATTTTTTGCCTGATAGTGTCGGCGTCTTTGCAATTCCTTCTATAGACACTTTATCCAATCCCACTTTAAAGGAAATAATTAAAGCACTTAATGGAAAGGTTTTATTCGGGCATGAGTTTTTAGATAACCAAACCGGGAATTTTAATGTGGGAGCGATGCAGTTACGCAATTACCTTCTTCACCTAAAAAATGAAAGTTTAGTTATTACTCCCGGAGATCGGGCTGATATAATTTTAGGCGCTTTACAGGCAAATATTTCCTCAAATTATCCGCGGATTTCGGGCATTATTTTAACTTATGGATTAACTCCTGAAGATTCTATTTTAAAGCTTATTGAAGGACTTTCTCAGGTTGTACCAATTATTTCGGTGGAAGATGGTACTTTCAACGTTGCCAACAAAGTAGGCGCTATAAAATCAAATATATATGCAGATAGTCTTCAGAAGATCGAAACCTCTATCAGCACATTTGAAAGGTATGTTTCTTTTGATACTCTTGCTGAAAAATTAATAAGTTTTGAACCAAAAGGAATTACTCCCAGGATGTTCCAGTACAGCCTTATTAAACGGGCACAACAGGTAAAAAAACACATCGTCCTCCCTGAAGGTACCGATGACAGAATATTGACAGCCGCAGCCCGCCTTATAGCTATGGATCTTGTTGATATTACTCTTTTGGGAGATGAAGAGGTGATCAAGAACAAAATCATGAAGCTGGCTTTAAATCTGGACCTCAAAAAGGTTAAAATCATCAATCCATCAACTTCCCTACACTTTGAAGATTATGCCCTCACCTATTATGAGTTGAGAAAACATAAGAATGTCAATTTGGACATGGCTAAGGACAGGATGAGCGATGTCTCCTATTTTGGAACGATGATGATCTATAAGGGCCATGCAGACGGAATGGTTTCCGGTGCAGCTCATACTACCCAACACACTATTATTCCTGCTTTACAATTTATTAAGACCAAACCGGGAGTATCTGTGGTATCTTCAGTATTCTTTATGTGTCTTGAAGACAGGGTATCGGTTTTTGGAGATTGCGCCATCAATCCAAATCCCACGGCCGAAGAGCTGGCGGAAATCACGATTTCTTCAGCAGAAAGCAGCCAGGCTTTTGGTATAGAACCTAAAATTGCTATGCTGTCGTATTCTTCAGGAACATCCGGAAAAGGTGAAGATGTGGACCGGGTGCGGCAGGCAACTGAAATTGCTAAAAGGTTGAGACCAGATCTTAAAATAGAAGGTCCAATTCAATATGATGCTGCGGTTGATTTAAGTGTGGGTAAAAGCAAATTGCCCGATTCTGAAGTTGCTTACCAGGCAAGTGTTCTAATCTTTCCTGATCTTAATACCGGGAACAACACTTATAAGGCTGTTCAGCGGGAAACAGGAGCTTTGGCAATAGGCCCGATGCTACAGGGACTTAATAAGCCCGTTAATGACCTAAGCCGCGGTTGTACTGTAGATGATGTATTTAATACTGTAATCCTTACCGCTATTCAGGCACAGGGAATTTAA
- the ychF gene encoding redox-regulated ATPase YchF gives MKAGIVGLPNVGKSTLFNCLSNAKAQSANFPFCTIEPNIGVVNVPDSRLEKLESLVNPERVQPATVEIVDIAGLVKGASKGEGLGNQFLGNIRETDAILHVLRCFENDNIVHVDGSVNPVRDKETIDMELQLKDLETVDKKLEKVKRASRTGNKDAQKEEAALLKVKQGLEAGKSVRAIDLEESEREEFITNLQLITDKPVMYVCNVDEGSATTGNALVDQVKEAVKDENAEVLVLAVGTEADITELDDYEERQMFLQDIGLDEPGSAKLIRSAYRLLNLQTYFTAGVKEVRAWTIPVGASAPQAAGVIHTDFEKGFIRAEVIAYEDFASYGSEAKVKEAGKMKVEGKEYIVKDGDVMHFRFNV, from the coding sequence ATGAAAGCAGGAATAGTAGGACTACCAAACGTAGGAAAATCGACTCTTTTTAACTGTTTATCCAACGCCAAAGCGCAAAGTGCAAATTTTCCATTTTGTACAATAGAACCAAATATAGGAGTGGTAAATGTGCCCGATTCAAGATTGGAAAAGCTGGAGTCACTGGTAAACCCGGAGCGGGTGCAACCTGCAACTGTTGAAATAGTGGATATTGCAGGGCTCGTTAAAGGAGCAAGCAAAGGAGAAGGTTTGGGCAATCAATTTCTTGGGAATATTAGAGAGACTGATGCTATTCTGCACGTCCTGCGTTGCTTTGAAAATGATAACATTGTTCACGTTGATGGTTCCGTTAACCCGGTAAGGGATAAAGAAACTATTGACATGGAATTACAGCTCAAGGATCTTGAAACGGTTGATAAGAAGCTGGAAAAGGTAAAAAGAGCTTCCAGAACAGGAAATAAAGATGCTCAAAAGGAAGAGGCTGCTCTTCTTAAAGTAAAGCAAGGGCTGGAAGCCGGAAAATCTGTTCGGGCAATAGATCTGGAAGAATCTGAAAGAGAAGAATTTATCACCAATTTACAATTGATTACAGATAAACCCGTAATGTATGTGTGTAACGTGGATGAAGGATCGGCTACTACAGGGAATGCTTTAGTTGATCAGGTAAAAGAAGCTGTAAAGGACGAAAATGCGGAAGTTTTAGTACTTGCTGTAGGAACTGAAGCTGATATTACTGAACTGGATGATTATGAAGAACGACAGATGTTTCTTCAGGATATAGGACTGGACGAACCGGGATCAGCAAAACTTATCCGCTCTGCATATCGACTTTTAAATTTACAAACATATTTCACAGCAGGGGTTAAGGAAGTAAGAGCCTGGACCATTCCCGTAGGAGCCAGCGCGCCTCAGGCAGCGGGTGTTATCCATACTGACTTCGAGAAAGGCTTTATTCGTGCTGAAGTTATTGCTTATGAAGATTTCGCCTCTTACGGAAGCGAAGCTAAAGTAAAAGAAGCCGGAAAAATGAAAGTTGAAGGGAAGGAGTACATAGTGAAGGACGGGGATGTAATGCACTTTAGGTTCAACGTGTAG